In Mytilus trossulus isolate FHL-02 chromosome 10, PNRI_Mtr1.1.1.hap1, whole genome shotgun sequence, the DNA window GTTACACTTGTCAGgaaaattaaataacttttGCATGGTGCAGGAATCTAAtatctgttctaaaaatataaatgatgtcattgttatagtcatctttaaaaaaaattggagatATCTTCCCTTTGTCTAGAATTGCTCGAAAATCAACAACAaccaatgcaatatttaattttactttccacTGAAAAAATGAAGCAATCTTTACCTTTCAATGTTATCAATCACTTTGATTTGTTAATTTGTTGATCTATGGTCAGCTTATCTATATTCTATAATATTTAAATCTGATAACAGATTTATTACACCTTTTTACCAGTGCTTagatctgttttgaaaaaaattgagacttttttttaaattttcagagTTTGATACCAAAATTGCTCAAATTGACATCCAGCAACTCTAAGACTAAGACTAAGGCTTATAGCAATTTATTTGATTCACTTTTAAGTTTCTTGTCCATTTGCCCAATATCTATTttcatttgttcttttgtttcatttatctAGGCTGGCAAAGCATCTGAAGCCATCAAAGTACTTACTAAAGTACATGACAGTAACTTCTCACACAGGAAGTCAAAAGAATACAAGGTAATGATGATAGGGATATTTGAATATACACAATTGTCATTTTGAAAGTGAAAGAATGTGGTATAAATACCAATGTGACAattctccaccagagaccaaatgatgtagaaagTTAGCAACTGTATGTCACCATATAGCCTTCTATAATGAGCAAAACCTGTTACACATAAAAGGCcctaaatgacaaataaataacaattcaaacaagaaattcTACCTTTCTAGAgctatgcccctttacaaaatgaaatattgttgaTTGTTATGTCCCCGTAGTAGGGTAGGGAGCATTTAGTTTTACCCTTTTCCGTCTATGTCTATCTGTCTGTCAACTCTGTCCTTATGTACCTCCCAAAGTTGGTTTTCATTCTCTAACTTAACTTTGCCTTAACCAAATGtaataaaacttatacacaatgcttattaccacacaCAAAAAACgtatcaagtttgaattttggtggcatcACTATAGCCGTTCtagagttgtgtccctttataaatgaaaaaaaaaatcattttcattctTTAACTTCAGTTTGCCTccaccaaatgttatgaaactcatacacaatgcttattaccacacgACTCAGATCAAGTAAGAATTGGGGTGTCGTCACATTTCTGTTCTTGATTAATGTTccttaaatataacattgtatatgaaaaatatggaactattaaattgagaaaactaaccaCATATAGTTATAGCAGTACAATTTACAAAGCAGAAATATGACAGATGTCAAAcactttttatttcttatttattcaAAGCTGTTTTATCTTAtaactaaagttatttttttagataaaatccCTGATACTAGCCACAGATACAAGTAGAGCTGAATATCTAGAACAACACAATGGAGATGTGGGCTGTATAGCTAAACTAGGAACAGGTTGTACTGTGGTAAATAATCAAAACACTATTGCCGTTTTTCAGTTAGGTCCCTTTATAACTTAGACAagcaggggcatcatctgtgtcccatcgacacattcctcatttaaTTATTGATACataattgattttttcttttaaatccaGTTATCAATATCTTGAtctgttaaattttataaatacatgtacatgatttttCCTTtcaattataacatttatatatttttttttatatttatctatttttttctccattgttaTTTAaagcatttgattttgaattgatgattttatgcCAAAaccatattttttgtattgtatattttcttTCCATTTCAGTTAAAAGaatcaacaaaacaattatttcgaCCTCCTTTATTAAAGAGTACAGTTTTAATGTTAATAGTCAACTTTGTTTTAGCTTTTGGGTAAGTTCCAGTATTTTTTAATGCAATGCTTGAAGCTATATTTGATACACATTTGTAGATCATATTATAAGAGCTGGTACAAATGCATTATcgtatacttagactaaataacatataatttttactgtatgataaaaacattaaattaacatatatttcatatttttcgaaattggtgcttagcgggctgatatgaaaagtttatcacatggttcaattgttatcacatgcctttccgtaacgtaaTCACATGGCATTCCAGTAACACTCTGCAAATTCtggaaaatacacctcaatgttatgttttcagtgaaaaatattacaaagtagtgtacaaaacaattaattgaatACTGGAAAgaatataatgtaaaataataatcaaaaaaacaaacaaacaaattattaaataactgcatttttttaaaaaatttcccggaaacataatttagaaagttatttttaaaaaagttgacttttctaaacaatgttcatttttttatgtatattgttaaattatttttttgtcaattcatccatattaaaatgttttttttctctctgttgaggcatatgatagaaagatttcataatgaatgtatcaaattttggtTCCGACGTCTGTGAACTTTTTACTCTTTGAACTTCTTTTTgggaaccacgtaaaaggatcaatacatggatctgtttgtttttctctactgttgaagcatatgataaaaagatcataacatgccATTTTTCATAttgcatgtattatcagccctcggtcaatatcagccctcgagccatgcggctcttgggctgatattgtacctagggctgataatacgtgccatatgaaaaatgccatgtaataatctgatattatcAGTTGAGGAGAGGAAATTCAAATATACagctttatataaaataaaaatcttatgTTTTGTATCACATGTTCTATAAATGAGGTAAGACCTATGCTTGTAGACTGGTAGTTCCAATGCTTAGCACTGGCCAGGTAGCTATTGCTTTGGATATTGATACttgcaaaattattttcaattgacaaaatgaagacaataatatttaaatataaaatgtatagatCAACTAAGGTTCTGACAGCAAGAGAGAGTTTCCTTGATTCGATCTCATGAAATAGCAACAGCCCTAAAGGTTAAACATAGCAGCGATgcttttaaaacttcaaaaaataaaaaatattctgtttattattattttccaaGGCAACATCAATAACATGATTTATGACGTCCTCATGTTCTCTACTATGGATTGACAAGAAAACTGCATTTGCCACCATCAAATCCCTGATTGGTGACAGCAACTCTTTAACTGTATACAGAACTGATATTTCTTAAAATCTCCTCCACATGTTTGTAATTTCATATGTAGTGTGCCAATGATGCTTATCTAAGCTTGTGTAAGCCAGTGGACAACTTGTATCAGTTATCAATTTTAGaacatttgtatgtttttattaacacaATTAGCAAACCAAAActttatgattgccaataagataactctccacaagaaaccaaaatgactatagttttatcgaaaaaaaatgcacacaatgagtaatttttatgaaacttgaTAAATTTTGGCGCAAAAGCTGAAATCGAATAGataagtttttatataaatctgtTTATAGCTTTGGAATCTTCCTATCTGCATTTGTATCATTTCTGAGTAAAGATGAAGTCTATTCAGAAATATATTTCCATCTGTACAAGAGACTTGTATTTATACAttctttatcttttgttttaaaggTACTATGGACTTTGGATGTGGTTTCCAGAATTATTTAGTCGAATGAAGGATGGTGGCTCCCCTTGTGATCATTCTAATTCCAATTTTATAAACCAGACAAGTAAAAATGAAACTACTTGTAATTACAAAGACAATTGGGTGTATTTCTCTGGATTTATGACTGCTCTGTCAAACTTACCAGGAAATATTCTAACAATTTTCTTAATGGACAGAATAGGACGAAAGCAGTTATTAGGTAAGAGAAAGATACCAGatattttgcaaatatatagtggattactgtggattcatttatattagTTGGCAATCATTTTTTCGAAGATTTCATAGGTACAGAGaaaccatgaatttaaatattaaaaaaattacaaattctcTATAGGAATGTATGAAGACTATATCAAAACatcaaatttgaatatccatGTTTATTATATGCCCgttttataaatttctgatatgacattaagAAGTTATTGAACTTTATTCTTAGAATATGCGACAGGCGTATGATGTGCCTATGACCCAGCTGTGTATTACTTCCTTCCAAAGGAATGATTATTTCTCAAGATTATTTAGGGGGAAAATCAATTTTTGGTGTACATATTTAATCtcgtaaatataaatatcttgGATAGATAGTATTATCAGATTGTTATTTATATCTTTGTAAAACttgtaatttgtgtttttttcagcAATGAGTATGGTGTTGTCAGGTGTGAGTGTGTTCTTCATACCACTAATCCACAATAAGTATGAGAATCTGGGTATATCTTGTGTATTTGGTGCTGTTTCTACTGTAGGATGGAATGCCTTAGATGTTTTATCAGCTGAATTATTTCCTACATCACTAAGgtaatttatgaagtatttcatcaataactgttatataaaaaagaagatgtggtataattgccattgaaacaactgtccacaagagacccaTGATAATAGAATTAGTAGACAGCTCTGTCAcaagcaaaaaaaaccaaactgtaaaaatataaggGCATACACTACAGGCACTGGACACATTCTTCTGAATCAAAACAGCATGAATAATAAAACCCTgcagtaaatataaaaagatgatgtggtatgattgccaatgagacaactgtccacaagagacccaTGATTATAGAATAAGTAGACCGCTCTCTCACAAACAGACTCCCctaactgtaaaaatataaggGCATACACTACAGGCACTGGACACATTCTACTGTTTGTTCTTTTGggttcaaaaaaataattataaaactgataaaaattatttattttaaattatctctGAATTCTTAAATAAGCACtgattaaataaattttagtaaatttaTCAATGTAATATATGGTCAGACATTCAAGTCACAAACCAATGTTTCACTTGTCAAGAAagtcatctttattttttttttatatattaaaatttgaatttatctccctttgtccAGAATTTTAGTTGAATCAACTACAACACTAATTTTGCTTAAGGCAATCTTTGCCTTTCTgtgcttacaagcactttgatttttgttgttttttgttgtttttgtgctttttgGAGAGGAATGAttgaaaaactgaaattaaaagatttgttttcaataaaaattctTGTTGTTTTAAACACTTTGATGACTGACAtatgatgttttaaatatatgtatatgcttGTTGAATTCATATTCtagcaaatatttgttttgtcatttcagaTCAACAGCCTTTGGTATTATGTCTGGTATTGGTAGAATAGCAGCCATTTTAGGAAATTTAACATTTGGTGAATTAATTGATGTACATTGTGCAATACCTATGATAATTGTTGCTGCTTTGTTAGTATTTGGAGGGTTGGCATCGATCAAACTGCCAAACACAACTAAGGCAgatattcattgatatttagatCATTTGGAGATTTTTCTGCATTTCTTAACCTTAATTGTGAACAAAATAAGAAGAAGTAGTATGATCAGAGGTGGATTTGAGGGTTTTTCAAGGGGCCAgcccctccccctcccccttttctgggaaaaaatggttgattaaataaggaatcactgaagcatgactggagcgagcctcctcttaggcagtcagtgggccacaacttttgaaaatttctggaaATGCCACTGTATGATTGCCATCAAGACAACCCTCCACAAGAATCTACCGTAAACATGATAAAGCATAGAGAAaggtaaaattttgttttatgtataaataattttattccattgttagaatattttatacaaCAAACACCCTGGTGTTAAAAATGAATCACACAAAGGTTTAAATTGTATCCCTAATACATCAATGTTATCAGGTGCTTTGGtagataatttgttttgatacCATTCTATTGGTTactttgttttcttatattaacacagTAACCAATTCTCCTTTCTCCACtctcagcatttttttttatcttaagatACTTACAATAGCTTACATGTTGAAAATCTATAAATGTTACCATCTTATGTTGAAAATCTAAGAATTAAACAATCGTATgttgaaaatctaaaatttaaaccATCTTATGTTGAAAACCTAAAAATTCAAccattttatgttgaaaatctaaaaattcAACCATCTTAATATGttgaaaatctaaaaattaATCCATCTTATGttgaaaatctaaaaattaaaccatatgttgaaaatctaaaaattaaaccatcttATGTTGAAAATCTTAAAATTCAACCATCTTATGTTGAAAATCTTAAAATTCAACCATCTTATGTTAAGAATTTTTATTAATCACTAACAGAGGGAATCAAAACTGTTTGCTATATGCATGTATATAACAGCAAATCAGTTTAGGTAAAAAGGAAATAGATGAGCAAACCTTTAAGATTATACTGCTGTTTATTAGATTTTAGCCTATGTATTTGAGGTGATGCATAATGTAAAGTGACTACTGAGGAAGCATTGATTTTTGTGGGGTTtaaaatttcatggttttgtctcTATATAAGATTCACAAATTTCATGTGGAAttaattttgtggtttcaaATAAATGGAAGTGATATTATATGTAAGttaaattttcatggttttttaaCTTTGTGGATGTAATTCTTTCcacgaaataaacaaaattaaatctttcacaaaaatttctgcttttacagtataaactttatcatgcttgtactttttttacatatttatacatgtacaactttttaccaaacaaaattaataaaaatatgatctGTTCTGAAATGtactaaaactaaaatatagaTTCTATGCTGACATGGATTATCTGGTTGAAGACTCAAGTTTAAATTGATATGTCTCTCCCAAGtctatacaccttatcgctatttccGCTTGACCCGAGAATCTGTTCCGCTTGAACTATTGGCGTCATAccacaatcacttttccattgtggcgtcagacattttgaattatgacgtcaaaattttacgggaccctgtgtgatgtccagtaatggcggacaaatagcgataaggtgtattttgCTGTATGATATCtgcttattgttttatattcttaTGATCTGTTATAACCTACctctttaaaacataaacaatgaaaaaagggggggggacAAATTAAGAAGCCTTTTGGATTTCAGTTTTGTTAC includes these proteins:
- the LOC134686904 gene encoding synaptic vesicle glycoprotein 2C-like isoform X2, with product MYSSFDDTYDLAAEDQSDVNPDAVPYEEALKETGYGRFHFKVLALCGWAVSSDAIEVLSVSFLLPAASCDLDIGSTDKGWLNAIVFIGMLLGGYFWGSLADHQGRRSILMWSLTVNGIGVLASSVVQTFWAFLLCRFISGIGVGGSIPVIFSYFTEFQPKEKRGMMISALATFWMCGNIIAAGLAWAIIPRDIGYISSSFKFSSWRIFVATCAVPSLSSAFLFTMMPESPKFLLIAGKASEAIKVLTKVHDSNFSHRKSKEYKIKSLILATDTSRAEYLEQHNGDVGCIAKLGTGCTVLKESTKQLFRPPLLKSTVLMLIVNFVLAFGYYGLWMWFPELFSRMKDGGSPCDHSNSNFINQTSKNETTCNYKDNWVYFSGFMTALSNLPGNILTIFLMDRIGRKQLLAMSMVLSGVSVFFIPLIHNKYENLGISCVFGAVSTVGWNALDVLSAELFPTSLRSTAFGIMSGIGRIAAILGNLTFGELIDVHCAIPMIIVAALLVFGGLASIKLPNTTKADIH
- the LOC134686904 gene encoding synaptic vesicle glycoprotein 2C-like isoform X1 codes for the protein MPSLMEENFKMSQSAEYDPLITNQEDQSDVNPDAVPYEEALKETGYGRFHFKVLALCGWAVSSDAIEVLSVSFLLPAASCDLDIGSTDKGWLNAIVFIGMLLGGYFWGSLADHQGRRSILMWSLTVNGIGVLASSVVQTFWAFLLCRFISGIGVGGSIPVIFSYFTEFQPKEKRGMMISALATFWMCGNIIAAGLAWAIIPRDIGYISSSFKFSSWRIFVATCAVPSLSSAFLFTMMPESPKFLLIAGKASEAIKVLTKVHDSNFSHRKSKEYKIKSLILATDTSRAEYLEQHNGDVGCIAKLGTGCTVLKESTKQLFRPPLLKSTVLMLIVNFVLAFGYYGLWMWFPELFSRMKDGGSPCDHSNSNFINQTSKNETTCNYKDNWVYFSGFMTALSNLPGNILTIFLMDRIGRKQLLAMSMVLSGVSVFFIPLIHNKYENLGISCVFGAVSTVGWNALDVLSAELFPTSLRSTAFGIMSGIGRIAAILGNLTFGELIDVHCAIPMIIVAALLVFGGLASIKLPNTTKADIH